From a single Pempheris klunzingeri isolate RE-2024b chromosome 2, fPemKlu1.hap1, whole genome shotgun sequence genomic region:
- the cpne1 gene encoding copine-1 isoform X2: MADCVSKVELSVSCSDLLDKDVGSKSDPLCVLLQSSGGDHWTELGRTERLKNNSSPSFSQRLRLDYHFETVQNLKLGIYDIDNSSVDLGDDDYLGGVELTLGQIVSSKTVTRPLQLKKGKPAGKGTITITAEEIKDNRAIELELEAKNLDKKDMFGKSDPFLEIFKQGDDGKWQLVHRTEVVKNNLSPSWKKFTVPLQTFCCSDLDRPLKVDCSDHDSDGSHDLIGSFTTKASELQKAAPVVFDCIHPEKQKKKKSYKNSGVVSVKSCKIVTQYTFLDYVMGGCQINFTVGIDFTGSNGDPRSPNSLHYMSQDGSNQYLSALWSVGQVVQDYDTDKLFPAFGFGAKLPPDYQAAHHEFALNFNPTNPYCQGIEGIIQAYRMVLPQLRLSGPTNFSPLISHVASLAANGAQSNSASQYFILLILTDGEITDFDQTRDAIVRASRLPMSVIIVGVGPADFKAMELLDGDDGVLRSTVGEAVARDIVQFVPYRQFKDAPKSSLAQSVLAEVPNQVVSYFKMRGLEPSKPQAAPKAS, from the exons ATGGCGGACTGTGTCTCCAAGGTGGAGCTGAGTGTCTCCTGTTCTGACCTGCTAGATAAAGATGTCGGATCAAAGTCGGACCCTCTGTgcgtgctgctgcagagctcaggAGGAGACCACTGGACTGAG ctcgGACGTACCGAGCGTTTGAAGAACAACTCCAGCCCGTCCTTCAGTCAGCGTCTTAGGCTGGATTATCACTTTGAGACAGTCCAGAACCTGAAGCTGGGGATCTATGATATCGACAACTCCAGCGTTGACCTTGGGGATGATGACTACCTGGGAGGGGTGGAGCTAACACTGGGACAG aTAGTTTCCAGTAAAACGGTGACCAGACCTCTGCAGCTGAAGAAAGGCAAACCTGCAGGGAAAGGAACCATCACT atcacAGCAGAGGAAATAAAGGACAATAGAGCCATTGAGTTGGAGTTGGAGGCTAAAAACCTTGACAAGAAG GATATGTTTGGGAAATCTGATCCGTTCCTGGAGATTTTTAAACAAGGAGACGATGGAAAGTGGCAGCTGGTCCACAgaacagag gtggTGAAGAACAATCTGAGTCCCAGCTGGAAGAAGTTTACTGTTCCTCTACAGACGTTCTGCTGCAGCGACCTCGACAGACCGCTGAAG GTGGATTGCTCTGATCATGACAGTGATGGATCTCATGATCTGATTGGTTCTTTCACCACTAAAGCGTCCGAGCTGCAGAAAGCTGCACCG GTGGTGTTTGACTGCATCCACccagagaaacagaagaaaaaaaagagctatAAGAACTCTGGAGTCGTCTCTGTGAAGAGCTGCAAG ATAGTGACTCAGTACACCTTCCTGGACTATGTGATGGGTGGCTGCCAGATCAACTTCACT GTGGGGATCGACTTCACTGGCTCTAATGGCGATCCTCGCTCGCCCAACTCTCTCCACTACATGAGTCAAGATGGGTCGAATCAGTACCTTTCTGCTCTGTGGTCTGTGGGTCAGGTGGTCCAGGACTATGACAC tgatAAACTCTTCCCAGCATTTGGATTTGGAGCCAAACTGCCTCCAGACTACCAG GCTGCACACCACGAGTTTGCCCTCAACTTCAACCCCACGAACCCCTACTGCCAAG gtaTTGAGGGGATCATTCAAGCCTACAGGATGGTTTTGCCTCAGCTGAGACTCTCTGGACCCACAAACTTCTCTCCCCTCATCAGTCACGTTGCTTCCCTTGCCGCCAACGGCGCACAGAGCAACAGTGCATCT CAAtacttcatcctcctcattcTCACTGACGGAGAGATCACCGATTTTGACCAAACCCGGGACGCCATCGTACGGGCGTCACGGCTGCCGATGTCGGTCATCATCGTGGGGGTGGGGCCAGCGGACTTTAAGGCCATGGAGCTTCTGGATGGAGACGATGGTGTGCTGAGGTCAACAGTGGGGGAGGCCGTTGCCAGAGACATCGTCCAGTTCGTCCCGTACAGACAGTTCAAagat GCTCCCAAGTCATCTCTGGCTCAGTCTGTCCTTGCTGAGGTTCCCAACCAGGTGGTTTCTTACTTCAAAATGAGAGGCCTTGAACCATCTAAACCACAAGCGGCCCCCAAAGCTTCCTAA
- the cpne1 gene encoding copine-1 isoform X1 gives MAVVIRLQGLPIVAGTMDIRHFFSGLTIPDGGVHIVGGEHGEAFIVFATDEDARLGMMRTGGSIKGSKVSLLLSSKTEMQNMIELSRRRFEAGAGAVETAAPTAGNANRQAAAPIPTVQPGAGGRSGSHGNQGFTNTPASVTAASSSQEPPSNKAAASVVPSFPNSYSSAPTITTALAALNAGPPPIPPLPSMPSMPPMPTLPTIPVPPPVSSLPPVPTVSPLSQGPPVPPMSHLPHMSSLPPFNPSLPPPAGLGSGLPLGTPNPMLFNPLSPLASLGLQAHMKAAAAAATGAGVANPDEFFVLLQNLPFSCTEVEIRGFFRGLGVDGVRFLRDVQGRPTGRAMVKFFSPQDSFEAVKRGGGMMGQRFIEISPGSERQWASLNDNTTSHAPHNSSKSINESQDQQHRRGNIGSGVGGRDQRGRSRSPHRQEYCVYLKGLPYEADKKQIKEFFNNLAIIEDSIYIAYGPNGRATGEGFLEFKTEQDHKTALGAHMQYMGTRFIQVHPISRKGMLEKIDSIRKREAAQGDGKNQDGLKAPRNCAHITNIPYNVSKKDVRAFLEGVGLYEDTLKVLTDSHGNGLGQAIFQLRTEEDARKAERLHRQKLNGRDAFVHLVTFEQMKEIERNPPPQNKRGQRNQNQLNQNQNQHHQAQPTPQQPQINPFAGISGEEFNFLRNTMGNLNTAPFVTPFSAPGNGLAGPPPLPPLAAGLGDVNLGVAPPLVAGLPGAPILEPPGFRPGAAGGAAFSQDGLRGLVPFDNANRKGGGGGQNRGGGANNNQGRPGTGAAGGQQVFTPGADGLRNQPTPGGSSNPNSQRGAAGPTIVKLQNMPFTVTVDEIMDFFYGYQVLPGSVCLQFSEKGLPTGEAMVAFQNHDEAAAAVMDLNDRPIGARKVKISLG, from the coding sequence ATGGCAGTAGTCATCAGGCTGCAGGGTCTGCCCATAGTGGCCGGCACCATGGACATCAGACACTTCTTCTCTGGCCTCACCATCCCTGACGGGGGAGTGCACATCGTGGGGGGTGAGCATGGCGAGGCCTTCATCGTCTTTGCCACTGACGAGGACGCTCGACTGGGGATGATGCGTACAGGGGGGTCCATTAAGGGCTCCAAAGTGTCACTGTTGCTTAGCAGCAAGACAGAAATGCAGAACATGATTGAACTTAGCCGCCGCAGGTTTGAGGCTGGGGCAGGCGCTGTGGAGACGGCTGCACCTACAGCAGGAAATGCCAACCGACAAGCAGCTGCTCCAATACCCACAGTGCAGCCAGGGGCAGGTGGGAGAAGTGGTAGTCATGGTAATCAGGGTTTCACTAACACCCCTGCCTCAGTGACAGCAGCAAGCTCATCTCAGGAGCCACCAAGCAACAAGGCAGCAGCCAGCGTAGTACCCAGCTTCCCCAACAGCTACAGCTCTGCCCCCACAATTACCACAGCACTGGCAGCACTCAATGCAGGCCCCCCACCCATTCCTCCACTTCCCAGCATGCCTTCCATGCCCCCCATGCCCACACTACCCACCATTCCAGTTCCTCCCCCAGTGTCTTCACTCCCACCTGTCCCTACAGTCTCTCCGCTGTCGCAAGGACCTCCAGTGCCTCCCATGTCCCACCTCCCTCACATGTCTTCCTTGCCTCCCTTCAACCCTTCCCTACCTCCCCCAGCAGGACTGGGCTCCGGCCTACCTCTAGGAACTCCCAACCCCATGCTGTTTaatcctctctcccccctggcCTCTCTTGGCCTCCAGGCCCATatgaaggctgctgctgctgcagccactgGGGCAGGAGTGGCCAATCCCGATGAGTTTTTTGTTCTCTTGCAGAATCTTCCATTCTCCTGCACAGAGGTTGAGATCAGGGGTTTTTTCCGGGGTCTGGGGGTGGATGGAGTACGTTTCCTGAGGGATGTGCAGGGTCGGCCAACTGGCAGGGCTATGGTCAAGTTCTTCTCTCCTCAGGACAGCTTTGAAGCTGTGAAGCGAGGAGGTGGTATGATGGGCCAACGGTTCATCGAGATTAGCCCAGGCTCTGAGCGGCAATGGGCCAGCCTCAATGACAACACAACAAGCCATGCTCCTCACAATAGCAGTAAATCAATTAATGAGTCACAGGACCAGCAGCACCGCCGTGGTAATATTGGGTCAGGGGTAGGAGGCAGAGATCAGCGAGGAAGGTCACGATCTCCCCACAGGCAGGAGTACTGTGTCTACCTGAAGGGACTTCCCTACGAGGCCGACAAGAAACAGATAAAGGAGTTCTTTAACAATTTGGCCATCATAGAGGACAGCATCTATATTGCCTACGGGCCCAACGGACGAGCCACAGGAGAGGGCTTCCTTGAGTTCAAAACAGAACAGGACCACAAGACTGCTCTGGGTGCTCACATGCAATACATGGGTACACGCTTCATCCAGGTGCACCCAATCAGCCGGAAAGGAATGTTGGAAAAAATTGACAGCATCCGCAAACGTGAAGCAGCACAGGGTGATGGCAAGAACCAGGATGGCTTGAAAGCTCCTAGGAATTGTGCCCACATCACCAACATCCCTTACAATGTCTCCAAAAAGGATGTACGTGCCTTCCTGGAGGGTGTGGGGCTTTATGAGGACACCCTTAAAGTTCTGACAGATAGCCATGGAAATGGTTTAGGTCAAGCTATCTTTCAGCTGCGTACTGAGGAAGATGCCCGCAAAGCTGAAAGGCTGCACCGTCAAAAACTCAATGGCCGCGATGCATTTGTCCACCTGGTGACCTTTGAGCAGATGAAGGAGATCGAGAGGAATCCTCCTCCCCAAAACAAGAGGGGTCAACGCAACCAGAACCAGCTGAACCAAAATCAGAACCAGCACCACCAAGCACAGCCTACTCCCCAGCAACCCCAGATCAACCCTTTTGCTGGAATTAGTGGGGAGGAGTTTAACTTTCTTAGAAACACCATGGGGAACCTCAACACTGCCCCCTTTGTAACTCCATTCTCAGCCCCAGGGAACGGGCTGGCAGGcccacctcctcttccacctctggCAGCGGGGCTGGGGGATGTGAATTTGGGCGTGGCCCCCCCACTTGTTGCTGGCCTTCCTGGAGCTCCGATTCTGGAACCACCAGGCTTTAGgcctggagctgcaggaggtgCCGCGTTCAGCCAGGATGGATTGAGGGGGTTGGTACCCTTTGACAATGCCaacagaaaaggaggaggaggaggacagaacaGAGGGGGAGGAGCTAACAACAATCAAGGACGTCCAGGGACCGGGGCTGCTGGTGGGCAGCAGGTGTTCACTCCAGGCGCAGATGGTCTCCGTAACCAGCCAACTCCTGGAGGATCTAGCAATCCCAACAGTCAACGCGGTGCTGCTGGCCCGACAATTGTAAAGCTTCAGAACATGCCGTTCACTGTAACAGTGGATGAGATCATGGACTTCTTCTATGGCTACCAGGTGCTGCCTGGCTCAGTCTGCCTGCAGTTCAGTGAGAAAGGCCTACCAACCGGCGAGGCCATGGTGGCTTTCCAGAACCATGACGAGGCCGCTGCTGCAGTCATGGACCTCAATGACCGACCTATTGGAGCACGCAAGGTCAAGATAAGCCTGGGTTAA